In Parabacteroides sp. FAFU027, the genomic window AATCCTCATATCTTCCTGGGTGGTGATAATGTCGCCTTCTTTGGACCATTGTCGTGGACCATTGTTTACGGATTGAGTTTCGCAACATTCCTCACCCTGATTATGATACCGGTGATGTATCACATCACTTATGCGCAGAAGATTCTCTTCAAACGTTTTATCATAAAAATCAAACACGGGGATAACTTCCTGAGAAAGCTCTTTTAGTGAACCCCACAGCTAAAGATTCAATTGCCCGGTAGTATTTGCACTGCCGGGCATTTTGTTTTGTACATAACAGATCAATAACGAGATATATTTGTCACGAAACGATATTTCCAGAAAACAAAACAAAGCGTATCTACTCACCTTACTGGTTAATCTCATTTCTTAAGTAATTGTTTGTATTCAGCATCCCTTAATCTCTCATTCTTTTTGCGAATCTCCCTCTCCGAACTCAATTTCGCTCCAAAACCGTCTACAACCCGCTATATTTTCTAGTTTCTTGTAGACGGTCGTCACGGACCTACTAGAAATTCTAGGAGGTTGTAGACAACTGTCGCGGACCGTCTGGAAAACCCAGAAGGTTGCGGACGATTCTTCTGTTTCTTTTCAATATCAATTTGCACGGGAATTACTCGTTCACACATCTTCCCGCAAGTACAATATTTGCAAAACGTAGAAGGCACAAACCACACAACAACCTGATTTACAAGCGTTGATTTTAACGTTCAATGGCAATCACCTAAACATTCCCCGAATCCTATTGTTTTAATAGATACCCGTATATGATAATTCTATTCCGGGAAAACGAGGGTCTCCTTTTCTCTACCATTGCCCCCGGAAATAGATCTGATTGAAGCTTGTATATCAGGTTTATCACCAAAGCCTGACTACATCTTATTGAGATAGGCTATTATTTATCATTTTCTTCAAATCATCCAATAAACCTACCTTTAATTGATTGTATTATGAAAACCTATTTATTAATATCCGTCTTTCTGATTTTGCTCCTTTGCGCTTGTTCAAAAAGCAGCGAGCCGGGACAAAATGAAGTATTTATTCAGAGCATGAGTTTTAATCCGTCATCACTGACGGTCACTCAAGGAACAACTGTTACCTGGACTAATAAGGAATCGGTCACCCATACTGTAACAAGCAACACCAGTATTTTCAATAGTGGTAATTTGTCTAACGGAGGTACATTTTCTTACAAGTTCAATACAGTAGGAACTTTCCCGTACCATTGCAGTATTCACAGTGGTATGACCGGAACCATCATCGTTAAATAATCAAATACAATTTCCTCCAGCCTAAAACCTATACATTATGAAAAAGATTGTATTAACAATAGCTATGTTAGGCTATGTCCTTTGGGCAAATAGCACCACTTATACCATCACGAATAACAGTTATACCTTCTCGCCCTCCACCATCACCATATCGCAGGGTGATCAGATAAACTTCGTACTGGCCTCAATCCACAATGCACTGGAAGTCAGTCAAAGTACGTGGGATGCTAATGGAAACTCACCACTTGCAGGAGGATTTACAGTTCCATACGGAGGAGGTTTGGTTTCGGCATCGGCCCTGACAGTCGGCACACACTATTACGTATGCGAGCCTCACGCTGTTATCGGTATGAAAGGGACGATAATCGTTACCAGTGCATCCGGCGTTGTCACCACTAAATATGGACCGGAACTATCCATTTATATTAACGCGGGAACAGATGCTCTGACGGTGGAATTACAGTCAACAAGTAGCCAGATTACTGAAATCAAACTCTTTGATATAGCTGGAAGTCTTGTCTCTGTATTATTTAAGAATAATATCGCGGAAGGCTCTTTCTCCAAAACGTTTGACTTATCGGGCAAAGTACAGGCCGGAATCTATTTTGTACAGATTTCAACAGGTGCTAAGAATTACATCCGTAAGATTGTAATGCGGTAAGCGCATCCGTTTAGCACCATTTTCCTGAATGAAAACAAAACCTGAAAGATTAAGATGAAAAGAAGCACCGTGTTAGCCACATTTCTTGTAGTGGCCTGTCTGGGATTTGTAAGATGCTATTACAACAGCGAAGAGAAACTTTACCCACCGACCTCATCGGGATGCGAGGCAAACAATGTCACCTACAGCACTACGATAAGCGGCATTCTTTCGCGAAACTGCTACAGTTGTCACGGGAACAGTGTATCCGCTTCGTTTGGCGGAGGGGTAACGTTGGATAACTATACTGATGTAAAGTCTCATGTCTATCACATCTACGGTGCCGTTTCGCACCAAAGCGGATATCCGCCCATGCCGCAAAACGGTCCGATGCTGGACAGCTGCAAGATTAAGGCTATCAAGGTGTGGATAGATGCCGGCGCTCCCAATAACTGATTGAAACCAACTAATCGCTATTATTATGAAGAACACGTTGACCAAAGCTACACTTATCTTAGTTGCACTATTATGTGGACAAAACCTGATGTCACAGTCCCCGGAGAACCTGTTAAACTCGCTCGACAGTATCACACCTCCCGAAACGGCATATACTTACGCTACGTTTAAATCAACCCGGGTCATCAACGGACATTCGATTGAAAGGATGAAGGAAGGGCAGCTTGATTTTCGCGTTTCACACCGGTTCGGATTAATCAATCAGGGAGCGTATGAATTATTCGGGCTTGATCAGGGCACAACCTGCCTCAATCTCGAATACGGAATCAAAGACTGGTTAATGGTCGGTATCAGCCGGGCATCGGTGGAAAAGACCTTTTCAGGACTTACAAAATTCAGCCTGCTCCGCCAATCGTCCGGTGTCCGAAATATGCCGGTTTCAGTATCTTACCTTTTTGAGACCAGCGTCATAAGTGTCAAATGGAGTAACCCTGACCGGAATAACCTTTTCTCATCCCGGTTTTCCTATTTGCACCAATTACTGATAGCCCGTAAATGGAACGAAAGGTTTTCCTTACAGGTTTCACCTACAGTGCTGCACCGCAATCTTGTTGCCAAAGAAGCCAATCACAATGATGTATGGGCATTAGGACTGGCAGGCCGTTACAAGATTACACGCCGAACGTCACTCAACGCCGAATATTACCCGCGACTGAATCCGGAACCGAATACCACGAACTGCCTTTCCATCGGCTTTGATATAGAAACGGGCGGCCATGTATTCCAGTTACTTGTATCCAATTCCACGGGTATGATTGAGAAAACGTTTATCGGGGAAACTACCGGAAAATGGAGTAAGGGAGACTTGCATCTGGGATTCAATATTTCGAGGGTATTTGCCCTGAAAGGAAAGAAAAATCAAAAGTAAAGACCTAATGAAAACAATTGCTTTAATACTAATATCACTTCTTGCGCTCACCTCAATGACGATGGCACAGGACAAACTGATCACAAAAACCGGACATATCTGGTTTTACTCGCATGCCCCACTGGAAGATATTATCGCGCACACTCATCTGGCTGCGGCAATCATTGACCTGAGCAAAGGCAGCATTGCGGTAAGTATTCCCATGATGTCGTTTGAATTTAAGAAAGCCCTGATGCAGGAGCATTTCAATGAAAACTATGTGGAATCGGCCAAATACCCGAAAGCCCATTTTGCAGGTTCGGTGAAGAATCTTTCCGAGCTTAATTTCAAAAAGAACGGAATCTACAAAACCACCGTTACCGGAGATCTGACTATCCACAATGTCACCAGAAAGATTGAAGCAGACGGAACAATTGAAGTGAAAGACGGCAAATACACGGTTATCTCCAAATTCAATGTCTCGCCCAAGGATTACGACATCAAAATCGAGAACCGCCTTTCCCGCAATATCGCATCAACGATTGAGGTAAATGTAGAACTGAACTTCTGAAGTTTAATCAAGTAACGAAACATCTGCCATGAATAAAAAGCTATATAGAAACATCGGCATTATGGCCGGCATTTTATTCCTTGCTGCCATTGGAGTGGCTTTGTATATGTTCTATAAACCCCATCGGAATATTGCAGCGGCGCAAGCTGATTACACACTGACAGCGACAGAGCTTTATCATGATTTCAGAACCAATGAAGCCGCCGCTAATCAGAAATACTTAGCAGCGGATCAGGGAAAAGTCATACAGGTATCAGGGATTATCAAAGAAATCAATCATGACCGGCAAGGCGGTGTGAGCCTAGTACTGAACGACCTGCCCATGCTAAGTGGCGGCATCAATTGCTCTATCCGGCTTATCGACAAAGAGAAGGCCGGCAAACTCAGGAAGGGAGTCCGTATCACGGTGAAAGGAGAATGTACCGGTTATATGGATATTACCGATGAAGTTACGCTTATCAATTGTGTCTTGATGTAACATCACACTTAAAATAGAATTAGATACAAAGTGAGAGTGACTCTCCTCATTTTCACTCTTCACCTAAAAAACCGGCGAACCCCTCCTATAAATTCAAGTACCATCCCGACAGTTGTCTACAACCTCATAGTATTTAAAGTAGATTGAAGACAAATGTCTTACCTTCCGGGGAGCCTAGATCCTTATTGCCAATAGTCATGTATGATTTTCAATCTATCATGCTTTAATTCAACTAAAACCTCCGGCAATTTTTTTCACATTCCCGGGCATTTTTATTTATTGTAAGGAATCTGAGTGGTGATTGTTGAAAAAGATGAACTGGGAATGAGAAGTTTTGTAGACTCGGAATAAATCTATTACATTTGACTCAAATTTTTCAAAACTATTTCGCTTGAAGAAGATTAGAGATTTGATGATCATGCTGATTGACTGGTTTTACAAACCTTTCCAACGGTTGATTTCCATTCAGACATTTCGATACGGAGCCTGCGGAGGTGCAAACTCCGCTTTTGATATTCTGCTTTACTTCATTTTTTACCACTATTTGCTGGGAGAAAAGATTCTGCATCTGGGCTTCATTGCGATAAGCGCACACATTGCATCGTTTTTGCTCGTCTTCCCGATAACCTTTACGACCGGATTCATTTTGGGGAAATTCATCACGTTTAGCGACTCCGAGCTTCGTGGGAGAACTCAGCTCCTACGATACGGAATTACAGTCGGCGGTTCTATTCTTCTGAATTACATCTTCCTGAAACTGTTTGTCGAATACTGCCACTTCTTCCCTACCGTTTCCAAAATGCTCACCACGGTTGTTGTGGTGACCTATAGCTATTTCATGCAAAAGTATTATTCATTCAAGGTAGCCGGAAATATTGCCTGAGATTTTAATTCTGAAAATATTCAAAGGGCGTGTCCCAAAAGTATTAATTGAACGCGAAGTCGCAAAACGTCAGGAAAGAGATATTTGAATATAAACACCTGGCGTCTTTGCGATTTTGCGTATAGTTTATCTTCCTTGACTTTTCGCTCATCCCTCTCAATTGTACAACAACGCTGAAAAAACCAGCCTTATCGCTTATAAAATCAGCGTTATCGCTTAATAAATGAGCGAATAGGCTGAATAAATAAACCTAATCGCTCATAAAACAAGCGCTAACGCTTAAAAAAACAACTATTACGCTGATATATTAATCGTTAACGCTGATTATATCAGCGCTTACGCTTAAATAACCAGCGATAACGCTGATAAAAACAGCGACAACTATTTCTTAACGTTGAAATTTCGTGTAATGATACCTTTCCTGTTAAGAAAAAAATGAGTTGATCATCTTCTCAAAGCAAAGGATGAGGACAAAGCCTACAGATGGATATTCTCACATTGACTCTCTGCACAATGTTTCTCTTGTCCTCAGCGAAACAAAAGCCCAAAGCGAACGCGAAGGCGGAAAAACAGAAAGAAAGATATGATTGAATATAACACCTCGCGCCTCAGTGATTTTACGTATAGTCTTTCTTTCTTGACTTTTCGGACATCCCCTGGCTGCTTTCCGGTTATGCCGGGTTCCTAAAAATAATGAACCCCAACTGCAAATGCTTTGTTTCTAAGTATCTTTGCGAACTCATAAAGAATCAATCTGAATGGAACGAGTCAGAAAACCTGAATGGCTGAAGGTTAAACTGGGCGATAACGAACGGTTTACACAAACTAAACATCTGATCGAAGGTCAGGGATTACATACCATTTGTACCAGCGGAAGATGTCCTAACCTGGGGGAATGCTGGGGACAGGGAACTGCAACGTTGATGATTGCCGGAGAAATCTGTACCCGTTCCTGCAAGTTTTGCAATACCGCGACCGGAAAGCCATTGCCATTAGATGCTACTGAACCTCAACGGGTGGCCATGACTGTTAATCAGTTGAAGCTGAAATATGCCGTAATCACATCAGTGGATCGGGATGATCTGCCTGATATGGGGGCAAATCACTGGGCGGAGACATTACTGCAAATCAGAAAGCGAAATCCGGAAACCTCTATTGAAGTCCTGATTCCCGATTTTCAGGGAGAAGCAAAGCTGATTGATATTGTGCTGGCAGCACATCCCGATGTGGTGGGGCATAATGTGGAGACTGTACGTCGATTAACACCCGAAGTGCGTAGTGCGGCAAAGTATGAAACCTCTCTGGCTGTATTGAAATACATTTCAGAAAAAGGGTTTTCTGCCAAAACGGGCTTGATGCTGGGATTGGGTGAAACGGAAGAAGAGCTCATAGAGGCTCTGTCAGAAATCTACGCCACAGGTTGTCGCCGCATAACGTTGGGACAATACCTGCAACCCACCCGCAAACATTTGCCTGTATCGGCATATATTCATCCGGATAAATTTGCGGAGTATAAACAAATCGCGCTGGATATGGGTTTTACGCATGTTGTAAGCGGACCGTTAGTGAGGTCTTCGTATATGGCTCATAAAAAAGGGAATGAGGGAATGAGGGAATGAGGGTGAGAATCTTCATGAGCTCTTCATATAAATATCAACTATTAAAACCAAACAAATGGATCAAACAAAAGCAGGAACGGACTTTAAATCCGCGACTGAAAACGGATCAAAAAAACTGTTTATCGAAACTTATGGCTGCCAAATGAACGTAGCCGACAGTGAAGTAGTAGCCTCAATCATGGAGATGGATGGCTACACGGTAACCGAATCGCTTGACGACGCCGATGCGGTATTTGTCAACACGTGCTCTATTCGTGACAATGCCGAACAGAAGGTGGTGCAACGTCTGCATTACTTCAATTCCCTTCGCAAGAAAAAAAGGAATCTTGTCGTGGGAGTATTGGGCTGTATGGCTGAGCGTGTAAAGGACGAGCTGATCAGCGAACACAACGTGAATCTGGTCGTTGGACCCGATGCTTACCTTGACCTGCCTAACCTGGTGGGAGCTGTGGAAAAAGGAGAAAAGGTGATTAACGTGAAGCTTTCGACTGACGAGACGTATCGTGAAATCATTCCGTCCCGTATCGGAGGCAACCGCATCTCAGGCTTTATCTCGATTATGCGCGGTTGTAACAACTTCTGCTCCTACTGCATAGTACCTTACACCCGCGGACGTGAGCGTAGCCGTGACCCGGAAAGTATTCTCAATGAACTGAAAGACCTTCAGGCGAAGAACTTCAAAGAGGTAACCTTGCTGGGACAGAATGTAAACTCATACCGTTATGAGAAAGAAGACAGCATAGTGGACTTTACCGCATTGCTCAAGCTGGTAGCTGAAGCTGCTCCGGATATACGCATCCGCTTCTCGACTTCGCATC contains:
- a CDS encoding DUF5777 family beta-barrel protein encodes the protein MKNTLTKATLILVALLCGQNLMSQSPENLLNSLDSITPPETAYTYATFKSTRVINGHSIERMKEGQLDFRVSHRFGLINQGAYELFGLDQGTTCLNLEYGIKDWLMVGISRASVEKTFSGLTKFSLLRQSSGVRNMPVSVSYLFETSVISVKWSNPDRNNLFSSRFSYLHQLLIARKWNERFSLQVSPTVLHRNLVAKEANHNDVWALGLAGRYKITRRTSLNAEYYPRLNPEPNTTNCLSIGFDIETGGHVFQLLVSNSTGMIEKTFIGETTGKWSKGDLHLGFNISRVFALKGKKNQK
- the lipA gene encoding lipoyl synthase; this encodes MERVRKPEWLKVKLGDNERFTQTKHLIEGQGLHTICTSGRCPNLGECWGQGTATLMIAGEICTRSCKFCNTATGKPLPLDATEPQRVAMTVNQLKLKYAVITSVDRDDLPDMGANHWAETLLQIRKRNPETSIEVLIPDFQGEAKLIDIVLAAHPDVVGHNVETVRRLTPEVRSAAKYETSLAVLKYISEKGFSAKTGLMLGLGETEEELIEALSEIYATGCRRITLGQYLQPTRKHLPVSAYIHPDKFAEYKQIALDMGFTHVVSGPLVRSSYMAHKKGNEGMRE
- a CDS encoding cupredoxin family copper-binding protein, with the protein product MKTYLLISVFLILLLCACSKSSEPGQNEVFIQSMSFNPSSLTVTQGTTVTWTNKESVTHTVTSNTSIFNSGNLSNGGTFSYKFNTVGTFPYHCSIHSGMTGTIIVK
- a CDS encoding OB-fold putative lipoprotein is translated as MNKKLYRNIGIMAGILFLAAIGVALYMFYKPHRNIAAAQADYTLTATELYHDFRTNEAAANQKYLAADQGKVIQVSGIIKEINHDRQGGVSLVLNDLPMLSGGINCSIRLIDKEKAGKLRKGVRITVKGECTGYMDITDEVTLINCVLM
- a CDS encoding YceI family protein, whose protein sequence is MKTIALILISLLALTSMTMAQDKLITKTGHIWFYSHAPLEDIIAHTHLAAAIIDLSKGSIAVSIPMMSFEFKKALMQEHFNENYVESAKYPKAHFAGSVKNLSELNFKKNGIYKTTVTGDLTIHNVTRKIEADGTIEVKDGKYTVISKFNVSPKDYDIKIENRLSRNIASTIEVNVELNF
- a CDS encoding GtrA family protein; this translates as MKKIRDLMIMLIDWFYKPFQRLISIQTFRYGACGGANSAFDILLYFIFYHYLLGEKILHLGFIAISAHIASFLLVFPITFTTGFILGKFITFSDSELRGRTQLLRYGITVGGSILLNYIFLKLFVEYCHFFPTVSKMLTTVVVVTYSYFMQKYYSFKVAGNIA
- the miaB gene encoding tRNA (N6-isopentenyl adenosine(37)-C2)-methylthiotransferase MiaB: MDQTKAGTDFKSATENGSKKLFIETYGCQMNVADSEVVASIMEMDGYTVTESLDDADAVFVNTCSIRDNAEQKVVQRLHYFNSLRKKKRNLVVGVLGCMAERVKDELISEHNVNLVVGPDAYLDLPNLVGAVEKGEKVINVKLSTDETYREIIPSRIGGNRISGFISIMRGCNNFCSYCIVPYTRGRERSRDPESILNELKDLQAKNFKEVTLLGQNVNSYRYEKEDSIVDFTALLKLVAEAAPDIRIRFSTSHPKDMNDETLQAIADYPNLCKHIHLPVQSGSSRILKLMNRRYDREWYLERIAAMKRIIPGVGITTDVFSGFHSETEEDHQETLSLMREVGFDTAFMFKYSERPGTYAAKHLEDNVSEEVKVKRLQEIIELQNQLSNESNKRDIGQTFEVLVEGFSKRSREQLFGRTSQNKVVVFNKNGRHIGETVKVKILEASSATLIGELID
- a CDS encoding T9SS type A sorting domain-containing protein, producing the protein MKKIVLTIAMLGYVLWANSTTYTITNNSYTFSPSTITISQGDQINFVLASIHNALEVSQSTWDANGNSPLAGGFTVPYGGGLVSASALTVGTHYYVCEPHAVIGMKGTIIVTSASGVVTTKYGPELSIYINAGTDALTVELQSTSSQITEIKLFDIAGSLVSVLFKNNIAEGSFSKTFDLSGKVQAGIYFVQISTGAKNYIRKIVMR